From Coturnix japonica isolate 7356 chromosome 1, Coturnix japonica 2.1, whole genome shotgun sequence, the proteins below share one genomic window:
- the NYX gene encoding nyctalopin, whose product MGSAQSLLSVILWVPHVHAVWACVRSCPANCVCTQERSCSVLCDRAGLGQIPSEFPCEASSINLDKNSIKFLSERAFGTLPSLKSLSLNHNNISFITPGAFKGLPSLTELKMAHNEYIRYLHTRTFTALRRLVKLDLADCNLFNIPDRIFIELPSLQELFCFQNNFRRIPGAIRGMENLTHVYLERNRIEAVAYNSLQGLTKLKYLNLQDNRINVVHERAFQGCRKMEYLYLNDNLISELPENSFDGLRCLKMLNLGGNFLRNVSNTWFRDLVELEVLYLDRNRINYIEEGAFENLTSLVSLHLNSNNLTTLPFSVFQPVYFLGRLYLFRNPWECDCRIEWLKEWMENYRLVRDIPCASPSSVAGIDLMDVLYDRSPEGYCLDPVELNVTSDSPTPSGEPFSTTESRFNSLISKLLLQMGLPEEVVNTTEVFSNATQLDGLTDGVTSGTREERSKTISLSFHLPALLTVVIFQSK is encoded by the coding sequence ATGGGGTCGGCACAATCCTTGCTGTCAGTGATCCTTTGGGTGCCCCATGTCCACGCGGTGTGGGCCTGCGTGCGGTCCTGCCCTGCCAACTGTGTGTGCACCCAGGAGCGGAGCTGCTCTGTCCTCTGCGACCGTGCTGGCCTGGGGCAGATCCCCAGTGAATTCCCTTGTGAAGCTTCCTCTATTAACCTGgacaaaaacagcatcaaattCCTCTCTGAGAGGGCCTTCGGTACTTTGCCTTCCCTTAAATCCCTGTCCCTCAACCACAACAATATTTCCTTCATCACTCCGGGGGCTTTCAAAGGGCTGCCCAGCCTGACAGAGCTGAAGATGGCCCACAACGAATACATCCGCTACCTGCACACACGGACATTCACTGCTCTCCGGCGGCTGGTCAAGTTGGACCTGGCGGACTGCAACCTTTTCAACATCCCAGACAGGATCTTCATTGAGCTGCCCTCTCTGCAGGagcttttctgcttccagaaCAACTTCCGAAGGATCCCTGGTGCCATCAGGGGCATGGAGAATCTGACCCATGTCTACCTGGAAAGAAACAGGATTGAAGCGGTAGCCTACAACTCCCTACAGGGCCTGACCAAGCTGAAATACCTGAATCTGCAAGACAACAGGATAAATGTTGTTCATGAGCGAGCTTTTCAGGGCTGCCGAAAGATGGAGTACCTGTACCTGAATGACAATTTGATCAGCGAGCTTCCGGAAAATTCCTTTGATGGCCTGAGGTGCCTGAAAATGCTCAACCTAGGGGGGAATTTCCTCAGGAACGTTTCCAACACTTGGTTCAGGGACCTGGTGGAGTTGGAGGTCCTCTATCTGGACCGCAACAGGATCAACTACATTGAGGAGGGGGCTTTTGAGAACCTCACCAGCCTGGTCTCCTTGCACTTGAACAGCAACAACCTGACGACCCTGCCCTTCTCTGTCTTCCAGCCTGTGTACTTCCTGGGACGGCTGTACCTCTTCCGCAACCCCTGGGAGTGCGACTGCCGCATTGAATGGCTGAAGGAGTGGATGGAGAACTACAGACTCGTCAGGGACATTCCCTGTGCCTCCCCATCCTCTGTAGCTGGGATTGACCTAATGGACGTGCTCTATGATAGATCACCAGAAGGTTACTGTCTTGACCCTGTGGAGCTAAATGTCACATCTGACAGCCCGACCCCAAGTGGCGAGCCTTTCTCTACCACAGAGAGCAGGTTCAACAGCCTTATTTCTAAACTCTTGCTTCAGATGGGTCTTCCTGAAGAGGTGGTGAACACTACTGAAGTCTTCAGTAATGCTACGCAACTGGATGGACTCACCGATGGGGTTACTTCTGGCACACGGGAAGAGAGGAGCAAAACCATCTCCCTCTCTTTCCACCTCCCAGCACTTCTTACAGTGGTTATTTTCCAGAGCAAGTAG